In Bdellovibrio bacteriovorus, the following are encoded in one genomic region:
- a CDS encoding ABC transporter ATP-binding protein, translating into MQSPVLEVKNLETTFMTNAGPVRAVNNVSYDIARGQTMGIVGESGCGKSVTSYSLMRLIEKPGRITAGEVLLNGRNILAMSEDQMQDVRGGEMAMIFQEPMTALNPVLTIGRQMDEQIMRHKKCSQKESKERAIEMLSLVGIPSPEERYLNYPHQLSGGMRQRAMIAMALSCDPTFLIADEPTTALDVTIQAQILELIQNLQEKFNMTVQFITHDLGVISEISDKVLVMYGGQMCEKAPTQELFLNPAHPYTAALIASRPKFGERVKRLNTIEGSVPAPFELPKGCPFVNRCPRSVSECATLKPPMRRLSTNADHQVACFNPLI; encoded by the coding sequence ATGCAAAGTCCTGTTCTTGAGGTGAAGAATTTAGAAACTACGTTTATGACGAACGCCGGTCCGGTGCGTGCAGTGAACAATGTTTCTTATGATATAGCCCGCGGCCAAACCATGGGTATTGTTGGTGAGTCTGGCTGCGGAAAATCGGTGACGTCTTATTCACTGATGCGCTTGATTGAAAAACCAGGTCGCATCACTGCCGGTGAAGTTCTTTTAAATGGTCGCAATATCTTGGCGATGTCCGAAGACCAAATGCAGGATGTTCGTGGCGGCGAAATGGCGATGATCTTTCAAGAACCGATGACGGCCTTAAATCCGGTTTTGACTATTGGCCGCCAAATGGATGAACAGATTATGCGACATAAAAAATGCTCGCAAAAAGAATCTAAAGAACGCGCCATTGAAATGCTAAGCCTGGTGGGGATTCCTTCCCCGGAAGAACGCTACTTAAATTACCCGCATCAACTTTCGGGCGGGATGAGACAGCGGGCGATGATCGCGATGGCCCTTTCGTGTGATCCGACTTTCTTGATTGCCGATGAGCCGACAACGGCTTTGGACGTGACGATCCAAGCACAAATCTTAGAGCTGATCCAAAACTTGCAAGAAAAGTTCAATATGACAGTTCAATTCATCACGCATGACTTGGGTGTTATTTCTGAAATCTCCGACAAAGTCTTAGTGATGTACGGGGGCCAGATGTGTGAGAAGGCTCCGACACAAGAGCTTTTCTTAAACCCCGCTCACCCCTACACCGCGGCCTTGATTGCTTCTCGTCCTAAATTTGGGGAGCGCGTGAAAAGACTCAACACCATTGAAGGCAGTGTGCCGGCTCCCTTTGAACTTCCGAAAGGATGTCCCTTTGTGAATCGCTGTCCTCGTTCGGTTTCGGAGTGTGCAACACTCAAACCCCCGATGCGTCGATTAAGTACTAACGCCGACCACCAGGTCGCCTGCTTCAACCCGCTAATATAA
- a CDS encoding tail fiber domain-containing protein: protein MTRLISRLFTILFLIWGATPAALAVVAATSTSLTYQGRIVKTDGTPLQYANVSFLFQIKDPSGACVIYQEHVTGINMSGSNGVFDVPIGMGTISWPAGPATVIDVFNNSSAAACGVCSGYTCTAGSSTYTPLASDGRVLSVSFHDGQGWKAITPDTAIRAVPLAGYARSAQKLGPYAASDFLIKSDINNSGAGSVSCNGGQFLTWDASTLKFGCASVSAGAGGTVTTVSVGSPLAVTNASTTPHITIPAASSSQNGYLTSTDWATFNGKLSASDLASQNAAGFTGALSGDVSGNQSSTSVDKIKGVAISATAPSTNQVLQYNGSSWAPSPLRLPAAAPSVSGQALVADTTGVLSWQSLNSGTVTAVNATSPLSSSGGATPTLSLAGLSSLGSAHQILGMNNAANGYEYKSLSGTSNQISVSHGANSITLSTPQNIHNAASPTFAGLTLSGMSSGGFVKNSGGGVLSGGHSVALSSDVSGSLPLANGGTGATSFSGSSVIASNSGGTALTTVAGTVNGSVLQHTPTGPAFSTASFPSTTSIHQILYSSANNVVGGLATANDSVLLTNSSGAPSFLAKSSDHFSQYALLAGRGAGQTLYGGTTSGADLTLHASSDATKGDILLNPSGGRVGVRHTNPTAPLTVGGDIHTHSGKFAGYMNNAGGNAFEAASIEPYADSLTSGTESSGLRFWTRVSGAVNNVMDLGSRIYAWTTVEQFSGYTVHNHASNNANGHQMEFYKSRGTHTARQPVVANDNYFAIVGSTYHSGNAWGSPSILLAGVATENHTATGAGSAFVFQTTANGTTTRANRLIIQHNGYVGIGTNGPSYPLHVVGDTYTSGYYRSPNGAIQTSDERFKRNIATINNPLEKLLEIRGVTYDWRAQEFPDKKFNERHQLGVIAQEVEKQFPEAVITDNEGYKSVQYTALVAPLIEAIKTLYQKLNIMDQDKASKAELEAANKEILRLQQENTELKMRMEKVEKALLSGHG from the coding sequence ATGACACGATTAATATCGAGATTATTCACAATACTTTTTTTAATTTGGGGCGCAACACCTGCGGCATTGGCGGTGGTCGCGGCGACGTCGACCTCATTAACATATCAAGGACGTATTGTTAAGACTGACGGCACACCTTTGCAATATGCAAACGTCAGCTTCCTTTTTCAAATCAAAGATCCATCGGGCGCTTGCGTGATTTATCAAGAGCACGTCACCGGGATCAACATGTCCGGATCCAATGGCGTTTTTGATGTGCCCATTGGAATGGGAACCATCTCTTGGCCCGCGGGCCCCGCGACCGTTATCGACGTATTTAATAATTCCAGCGCTGCTGCTTGCGGCGTGTGTTCCGGATATACCTGCACCGCAGGCTCTAGCACCTATACACCTCTCGCATCAGATGGTCGGGTTTTATCGGTGAGCTTTCATGATGGTCAAGGTTGGAAAGCCATCACGCCCGACACGGCTATTCGCGCGGTGCCGTTAGCCGGTTATGCACGTTCCGCACAAAAGCTGGGCCCCTATGCGGCGAGTGATTTTCTTATTAAGTCAGATATCAATAACTCCGGAGCGGGATCGGTGTCTTGTAATGGCGGTCAATTTTTAACTTGGGATGCAAGTACTCTTAAATTCGGATGTGCTTCTGTTTCTGCCGGTGCTGGCGGAACAGTCACGACGGTCTCAGTGGGATCTCCTCTTGCGGTGACGAATGCCAGCACCACTCCACATATCACGATCCCTGCGGCCAGCAGTTCCCAAAATGGATATTTGACTTCCACCGACTGGGCGACCTTTAACGGAAAACTCAGTGCCAGTGACTTGGCTTCACAAAATGCGGCAGGCTTTACCGGCGCACTCAGTGGCGACGTCAGCGGAAATCAAAGCTCCACCTCCGTCGATAAAATTAAGGGTGTCGCGATTTCTGCCACCGCCCCTAGCACCAACCAAGTTTTGCAATATAACGGCAGCAGCTGGGCGCCCAGTCCGTTGCGACTTCCGGCAGCCGCTCCTTCAGTTTCGGGGCAAGCTTTAGTGGCCGACACGACGGGCGTTTTGTCGTGGCAAAGCTTAAACAGTGGGACGGTGACAGCAGTAAATGCGACGTCTCCGTTGAGTTCCTCTGGTGGTGCGACCCCGACGCTCTCCCTTGCCGGGCTGAGCTCGCTAGGATCCGCCCATCAGATTTTAGGAATGAACAACGCAGCGAATGGTTATGAATATAAATCTTTAAGTGGCACTTCAAATCAGATCTCGGTCAGTCATGGTGCAAACTCGATCACCTTAAGTACACCGCAAAATATTCACAATGCGGCCTCCCCCACTTTTGCCGGACTGACGCTGTCGGGAATGTCATCGGGCGGTTTTGTTAAAAACTCAGGCGGCGGTGTGCTTTCGGGAGGTCATAGCGTCGCCCTTAGCAGCGATGTGAGTGGCAGTTTACCCTTAGCCAATGGCGGTACGGGGGCGACAAGCTTTTCGGGTTCAAGTGTTATCGCCTCAAATTCAGGAGGAACTGCTTTAACCACTGTTGCCGGAACGGTGAACGGATCGGTTTTGCAACACACGCCTACGGGTCCCGCATTCAGCACGGCCAGCTTTCCTAGTACGACATCGATCCATCAGATTTTATATTCTTCTGCCAACAATGTGGTGGGCGGACTGGCGACAGCAAACGACAGCGTTCTTTTAACAAACTCTTCGGGCGCGCCCAGTTTTCTTGCTAAATCCAGCGATCATTTTTCTCAGTATGCACTTCTTGCCGGACGAGGTGCGGGACAAACTTTGTATGGAGGAACCACTAGCGGTGCGGACCTCACCTTGCATGCGTCAAGTGACGCCACCAAAGGAGATATTTTATTAAATCCTTCCGGCGGCAGAGTGGGAGTTCGTCACACGAATCCCACCGCTCCCTTGACGGTAGGTGGTGATATTCACACTCACTCCGGAAAATTTGCGGGCTATATGAATAATGCCGGGGGCAATGCCTTTGAGGCCGCCTCCATAGAGCCGTATGCAGACAGCTTGACTTCAGGCACCGAATCCTCGGGCTTGCGATTTTGGACCCGCGTGAGTGGAGCGGTGAACAATGTGATGGATTTAGGAAGTCGTATTTATGCATGGACGACGGTCGAACAATTTTCGGGGTACACCGTTCACAATCATGCCAGCAATAACGCCAACGGACATCAAATGGAATTTTATAAATCCCGTGGGACGCACACCGCACGCCAGCCGGTGGTTGCCAATGACAATTACTTTGCCATTGTGGGGTCCACTTATCACAGCGGCAACGCTTGGGGCTCACCTTCCATTTTACTTGCCGGAGTTGCCACCGAAAATCACACCGCCACTGGGGCAGGTTCGGCCTTTGTGTTTCAGACCACAGCCAATGGCACCACCACCCGCGCCAATCGTTTGATCATCCAACACAATGGCTATGTGGGTATCGGCACTAATGGACCCAGTTATCCTTTGCACGTGGTGGGTGATACTTACACGAGTGGCTATTACCGATCCCCCAATGGCGCCATTCAAACGTCGGATGAAAGATTTAAACGCAATATCGCCACCATAAATAATCCTTTAGAGAAACTTTTAGAAATTCGGGGGGTGACCTATGATTGGCGTGCGCAAGAATTTCCAGACAAGAAATTTAACGAACGACATCAGTTAGGCGTGATCGCGCAAGAAGTTGAAAAACAATTTCCCGAAGCCGTGATCACCGATAACGAAGGATATAAATCCGTTCAATACACGGCCTTGGTGGCTCCGTTGATTGAGGCGATAAAAAC
- a CDS encoding ABC transporter permease, producing the protein MGTFITRRILQTLAVIVVLSYVCFYLMSLMPGDPVDMMVASNPKMTTEDVARLKTLYGLDQPIYKRYASWMGSILTGDLGYSRTYRVPVEELMGPRLWNTAILSFASLAVSLMIAIPLGVFSALRPGSKLDYFMNLFSFAGISIPSFWLAIVLIIIFAVKFPILPAGGTQTIGADSGGLWADIMDRSVYLILPVASLAIQQIGRFSRFTRSAMLEAMRNDFIRTARAKGLSRRQVVWQHGFRNALIPLITILALSFSGLFSGAILTETVFAYQGVGKLVYDSIIGNDYNVAMISFVISVSMVLLMNLVADICYGFADPRISYQ; encoded by the coding sequence GTGGGAACATTTATTACTCGTCGTATCTTGCAGACTTTGGCAGTCATTGTGGTGCTGTCCTATGTTTGCTTTTATTTGATGAGCCTTATGCCCGGTGATCCCGTGGACATGATGGTGGCCTCCAACCCAAAAATGACAACCGAAGACGTGGCTCGTTTAAAAACTTTGTATGGATTAGATCAACCTATCTATAAACGTTATGCTTCATGGATGGGTTCGATTCTAACCGGTGATCTTGGTTACAGTCGTACTTACCGTGTTCCGGTGGAAGAACTTATGGGGCCTCGCCTTTGGAATACCGCTATACTTTCTTTTGCCTCTTTAGCGGTGTCATTGATGATCGCCATTCCCTTGGGCGTATTTTCGGCCTTACGCCCCGGTAGCAAACTTGATTACTTTATGAATCTGTTTTCTTTTGCCGGGATTTCGATTCCTTCGTTTTGGCTGGCGATCGTTTTGATTATTATTTTCGCCGTGAAGTTTCCGATTCTGCCAGCTGGCGGCACGCAAACCATTGGCGCCGACAGTGGCGGCTTATGGGCGGATATCATGGATCGATCTGTTTATTTAATTTTACCGGTGGCAAGTTTAGCCATTCAACAGATCGGTCGTTTTTCGCGCTTCACTCGTTCGGCGATGCTGGAAGCCATGAGAAATGACTTTATCCGCACCGCCCGCGCCAAAGGTCTTTCCCGTCGTCAGGTCGTCTGGCAGCACGGATTTAGAAATGCGCTGATTCCTTTGATTACAATTTTGGCTTTAAGTTTCTCTGGCTTGTTTTCAGGAGCCATTTTAACGGAAACCGTCTTTGCGTACCAAGGTGTCGGCAAACTGGTTTATGATTCTATTATCGGAAATGACTATAACGTTGCGATGATTTCGTTCGTGATTTCGGTCAGCATGGTCTTGCTGATGAACTTGGTTGCGGATATCTGCTATGGATTTGCAGATCCTCGTATCTCTTATCAATAG
- a CDS encoding peptide ABC transporter substrate-binding protein, with the protein MMKKMATGLALGLAMSFATPGMAAPTNAELKIGISQEFETLNPLIMSMSASVYMYRMVGRSLVVLTPEGKWVTQLAKEIPSLDKGTAKIIEAGGKKKVQANWEIIEAAKWGDGKPVICQDFITAHKIATSANVSVGEKENWTQVEKIDIDPKNPKKCTFTYDKAKWDFYQLAQFFPVPTHLELPVFEKYGKQKEGYDKNSTYVRNPTNPGLYNGPYVITDVKLGSHVAFAPNPQFYGKQPNIKKVVVKLIPNTGTMEANLRSGTIDMISTLGMDFDQALAFDKKVKAEKLPYVVHFVPSVTYEHIDLKLDNPILADVKVRKALLTSINREDLVKALFENKQEVAIHNVSPKDPWFTTDPKFITKYPYSKRNAGKLLDEAGWKMGADGIRVKDGKRLSLNFQTTAGNKTRELVQVYLQNQWKQSGIEVLVKNEPARVFFGDTMTKRKFEGLALFAWVSSPENSPRSTVGSKSIPTKDNGWSGQNFHGWKNPEVDKNLDALDVEFNAKKREEIVHNILKLYTDEVPVLPLFYRSDISVSPANLKNYKMAGHQFYETNNIEDWNLN; encoded by the coding sequence ATGATGAAAAAAATGGCAACCGGACTTGCTCTTGGTTTAGCGATGAGTTTCGCGACACCAGGGATGGCCGCTCCGACCAATGCAGAACTTAAAATCGGTATTTCTCAGGAATTCGAAACTTTGAATCCTTTGATCATGTCCATGTCCGCTTCGGTTTATATGTACCGCATGGTGGGACGCTCGCTGGTGGTTTTGACTCCTGAAGGAAAGTGGGTCACGCAATTGGCTAAAGAAATTCCTTCCTTAGATAAAGGCACGGCTAAAATCATCGAAGCCGGCGGCAAAAAGAAAGTTCAAGCCAACTGGGAAATCATTGAAGCCGCAAAATGGGGCGACGGCAAACCCGTTATCTGCCAAGACTTTATCACGGCTCATAAAATCGCCACCAGTGCTAACGTTTCTGTGGGTGAAAAAGAAAATTGGACTCAAGTTGAGAAAATCGACATTGATCCAAAAAATCCTAAGAAATGCACTTTTACTTACGACAAAGCAAAATGGGATTTCTATCAACTAGCACAGTTCTTCCCCGTGCCCACTCACCTCGAACTTCCTGTCTTTGAAAAATACGGGAAGCAAAAAGAAGGTTACGATAAGAACTCTACTTACGTGCGCAACCCTACCAACCCAGGCCTTTACAACGGTCCTTACGTAATCACTGACGTCAAATTGGGATCTCACGTGGCGTTTGCTCCCAATCCCCAGTTTTACGGGAAGCAACCGAACATCAAAAAAGTGGTCGTAAAGTTGATTCCTAACACGGGAACGATGGAAGCAAACTTACGTTCAGGCACCATCGATATGATTTCGACATTGGGAATGGATTTTGACCAAGCTTTGGCTTTTGATAAAAAAGTAAAAGCAGAAAAGCTTCCTTACGTCGTTCACTTCGTGCCTTCAGTGACTTACGAACACATTGATTTGAAGTTGGATAATCCCATTTTAGCGGACGTGAAAGTTCGTAAAGCTCTTTTGACTTCGATCAACCGCGAAGACTTAGTGAAAGCTCTTTTTGAAAACAAACAAGAAGTTGCGATTCACAATGTTTCCCCGAAAGACCCTTGGTTCACGACCGACCCTAAATTCATCACGAAATATCCTTATTCTAAACGCAACGCCGGAAAACTTTTAGATGAAGCGGGTTGGAAAATGGGTGCTGACGGCATCCGTGTTAAAGACGGCAAACGCTTGTCTTTGAACTTCCAAACAACAGCCGGAAACAAAACGCGTGAGCTGGTGCAAGTTTATTTGCAAAACCAGTGGAAACAATCTGGTATCGAAGTTCTAGTAAAGAACGAACCCGCACGCGTGTTCTTTGGTGACACCATGACCAAACGCAAGTTTGAAGGTTTGGCGTTATTCGCTTGGGTTTCTTCCCCAGAAAACAGCCCGCGTTCAACTGTGGGATCTAAATCTATTCCGACCAAAGACAACGGTTGGTCAGGACAAAACTTCCACGGTTGGAAAAACCCGGAAGTGGACAAAAACCTGGATGCTTTGGATGTTGAGTTCAACGCGAAAAAACGTGAAGAGATCGTGCACAACATCCTAAAACTGTACACCGACGAAGTTCCGGTATTGCCCTTGTTCTATCGTTCGGACATCTCGGTTTCACCTGCTAATTTGAAAAACTATAAAATGGCCGGTCACCAGTTTTATGAAACAAACAATATCGAAGACTGGAATTTAAACTAG
- a CDS encoding ABC transporter permease, with protein MTTQDMTMDSFEAENEKAVANRAEIEKPQPMWKMVLKQFMEHKLAVAGAVVIILFLLISIFANQIEAISGIDPDAQNVAHRYLPPFTTAESGQDVRETSIEQFINLHPEAADKIQKALVEKGVVQVAEADAIYELAPMAPKEAIEKLKSLDIPETAPLIKSFNDFSTLHIFGTDELGRDVFIRLVYGTRVSMGVGILAALASALIGLLIGSLAGYYGGIIDTILMRVTDALLSLPTIPVLIVMAAIDFTKIPILSWVVSTQNESIFKMVIILCIFSWMTVARLIRGSILSIREREFVLAAKTLGAKDSTIIIRHMFPNVVAPMLVSVTLGVGESILFEAALSFLGLGIMPPTPSWGNMLNNAQELIYQAPFLAILPGVLILMTTISFNFVGDGLQDAIDPKAIRR; from the coding sequence ATGACTACACAAGATATGACGATGGACAGTTTTGAAGCAGAAAATGAAAAGGCCGTAGCCAATCGCGCGGAGATCGAAAAACCACAGCCGATGTGGAAGATGGTTTTAAAACAATTTATGGAACACAAGCTGGCCGTCGCCGGTGCGGTCGTCATCATCTTGTTTTTATTGATCTCTATTTTTGCTAACCAAATCGAAGCGATTTCAGGTATTGATCCAGACGCGCAAAATGTGGCCCATCGTTATCTGCCACCGTTTACCACGGCCGAATCAGGTCAGGACGTACGCGAAACGTCGATTGAACAATTTATTAATTTACACCCAGAGGCGGCGGACAAAATTCAAAAAGCTTTGGTGGAAAAAGGTGTCGTGCAAGTCGCCGAAGCCGATGCGATTTACGAATTAGCACCAATGGCTCCGAAAGAGGCCATTGAAAAGCTAAAATCTCTCGACATCCCCGAAACTGCGCCCTTGATTAAATCATTTAATGATTTTTCGACTCTGCACATCTTTGGCACCGACGAATTGGGCCGGGACGTGTTTATTCGTCTGGTTTATGGCACACGTGTTTCAATGGGTGTTGGTATTTTAGCCGCCCTGGCTTCGGCCTTGATCGGTCTTTTGATCGGAAGTTTGGCGGGATATTACGGCGGTATTATCGATACCATCTTAATGCGTGTGACCGATGCATTGTTATCTTTACCCACAATTCCGGTCTTGATCGTGATGGCCGCTATTGATTTCACTAAGATCCCCATTTTGAGTTGGGTCGTCAGCACACAAAATGAAAGTATCTTTAAGATGGTTATCATCTTATGTATTTTCTCGTGGATGACGGTGGCACGGCTGATCAGAGGAAGTATTTTGTCGATTCGTGAGCGCGAATTTGTTTTAGCCGCAAAAACTTTAGGTGCCAAAGACAGCACCATCATCATTCGTCATATGTTCCCGAATGTCGTAGCCCCCATGCTTGTGTCCGTGACCTTAGGGGTGGGCGAATCCATTCTGTTTGAAGCCGCTTTATCATTCTTAGGATTAGGTATCATGCCTCCGACACCCAGCTGGGGTAATATGCTTAACAACGCCCAAGAGCTTATTTACCAAGCTCCTTTCTTAGCGATCTTACCCGGGGTCTTGATCCTTATGACCACGATCAGCTTTAACTTCGTGGGTGATGGGTTGCAAGACGCCATTGATCCTAAAGCCATCCGTCGCTAA
- a CDS encoding ABC transporter ATP-binding protein gives MNEIILEAKNIKKHFPIRKGLLMREVGSVKAVDDVSLTVRKGETLGLVGESGCGKSTLGRTLIRLYEPTGGEITFDGQDFLNMKSGDLRKKRKNMQMIFQDPYASLDPRMTVGQIIRQPMDIHNSGTSEERNARVLELIELVGLRKAHVNRYPHEFSGGQRQRISIARAIALNPELIICDEPVSALDVSIQAQILNLLKDLQTKLGLTYIFISHDLSVIEHTCDRIAVMYLGKIVENATRDELFKNPQHPYTQALIRAIPRVGQGKKKIKRSLGGEVPSPINPPSGCSFHPRCAYKMDVCATKTPVLENTGGGHLKACWLEKAPAVVE, from the coding sequence ATGAACGAAATCATTTTAGAAGCCAAAAATATTAAAAAGCACTTCCCGATCCGCAAAGGTCTTCTGATGCGTGAAGTGGGCAGCGTGAAAGCCGTGGATGATGTTTCTTTGACCGTGCGCAAGGGTGAAACTTTAGGCCTGGTGGGAGAATCAGGTTGTGGCAAGTCAACTTTAGGTCGCACACTGATTCGTCTTTACGAACCCACCGGTGGCGAAATTACTTTTGATGGCCAAGATTTCTTAAATATGAAATCGGGCGATCTTCGTAAAAAACGCAAAAACATGCAGATGATCTTTCAAGATCCGTATGCCTCTTTAGATCCGCGCATGACTGTCGGGCAAATCATCCGTCAACCGATGGACATTCATAATTCAGGAACTTCAGAAGAACGCAATGCGCGCGTCTTAGAACTTATTGAGCTCGTGGGGTTACGTAAAGCCCATGTGAATCGTTATCCGCATGAATTTTCTGGCGGCCAACGTCAACGCATCAGTATCGCCCGCGCCATTGCTTTAAATCCGGAATTAATTATTTGTGATGAGCCCGTCAGTGCCTTGGACGTTTCCATCCAGGCGCAGATCTTAAATCTTTTAAAAGATCTGCAAACCAAACTGGGCTTAACTTATATTTTTATTTCTCATGATCTTTCCGTGATCGAGCACACCTGCGATCGCATTGCGGTGATGTACCTAGGTAAGATCGTTGAAAATGCGACTCGCGATGAGTTGTTTAAAAATCCTCAGCACCCGTACACGCAAGCCCTGATCCGCGCGATTCCGCGGGTGGGCCAAGGCAAGAAAAAGATCAAACGTTCTTTGGGCGGCGAGGTGCCAAGTCCGATCAATCCTCCGTCGGGTTGCTCGTTCCATCCACGCTGTGCTTATAAGATGGATGTGTGTGCCACGAAAACTCCGGTCTTAGAAAATACCGGTGGTGGACATCTAAAAGCGTGTTGGCTTGAAAAAGCCCCGGCTGTAGTTGAATAG